One genomic segment of Desmodus rotundus isolate HL8 chromosome 5, HLdesRot8A.1, whole genome shotgun sequence includes these proteins:
- the MRGPRF gene encoding mas-related G-protein coupled receptor member F isoform X1, with protein sequence MAGNCSWEGHPGDRNKMCPGASEAPELYSRGFLTMEQIAAPPPPAVMNYVFLLLCLCGLVGNGLVLWFFGFSIKRSPFSIYFLHLAGADAGYLFSKAVLSILNTGGFLSTFAEYVRAVSRVLGLCTFVAGVSLLPAISAERCLSVVFPAWYWRQRPKRLSAVVCALLWTLSLLVTSIHNYFCVFLSRQTSGGACRHMDIFLGVLLFLVFCPLMVLPCLALILHVECRARRRQRSAKLNHVVLAVVSVFLVSSIYLGIDWFLFWVFQIPAPFPEYVTDLCICIHSSAKPVVYFLAGRDKSQRLWEPLRVVFQRALRDGAELGEVGGGTPNTVTMEMQGPPGNAS encoded by the exons ATGGCTGGGAACTGCTCCTGGGAGGGCCACCCCGGCGACAGAAACAAG ATGTGCCCGGGCGCCAGCGAGGCCCCGGAGCTGTACAGCCGCGGCTTCCTGACCATGGAGCAGATCGCCGCGCCGCCACCGCCGGCCGTGATGAACTACGtcttcctgctgctctgcctgtgcGGGCTTGTGGGCAACGGGCTGGTGCTCtggttcttcggcttctccatcaAGCGGAGCCCCTTCTCCATCTACTTCCTGCACCTGGCCGGCGCCGACGCGGGCTACCTCTTTAGCAAGGCCGTGCTCTCCATCCTCAACACCGGGGGCTTCCTGAGCACCTTTGCCGAATACGTCCGCGCTGTGTCCAGGGTCCTGGGGCTCTGCACGTTCGTCGCGGGCGTGAGCCTCCTGCCGGCCATCAGTGCGGAGCGCTGCCTGTCGGTCGTCTTTCCTGCCTGGTACTGGCGCCAGCGGCCCAAGCGCCTGTCGGCCGTGGTGTGCGCCCTGCTCTGGACCCTGTCGCTCCTGGTCACCAGCATCCACAACTACTTCTGCGTGTTCCTGAGCCGCCAGACCTCGGGGGGCGCCTGCAGGCACATGGACATCTTCCTGGGCGTGCTGCTCTTCCTGGTCTTCTGCCCGCTCATGGTGCTGCCCTGCCTGGCGCTCATCCTGCACGTGGAGTGCCGTGCCCGGCGGCGCCAGCGCTCCGCCAAGCTCAACCACGTGGTCCTGGCCGTGGTCTCGGTCTTCCTCGTGTCTTCCATCTACCTGGGGATCGACTGGTTCCTCTTCTGGGTCTTCCAGATCCCGGCCCCCTTCCCCGAGTACGTCACCGACCTGTGCATCTGCATCCACAGCAGCGCCAAGCCCGTGGTCTACTTCCTGGCTGGGAGGGACAAGTCGCAGCGGCTGTGGGAGCCCCTCAGGGTGGTCTTCCAGCGGGCCCTGCGGGACGGTGCGGAGctgggggaggttggaggtggcaCGCCCAACACCGTCACCATGGAGATGCAGGGTCCCCCTGGGAACGCCTCCTGA
- the MRGPRF gene encoding mas-related G-protein coupled receptor member F isoform X2 gives MCPGASEAPELYSRGFLTMEQIAAPPPPAVMNYVFLLLCLCGLVGNGLVLWFFGFSIKRSPFSIYFLHLAGADAGYLFSKAVLSILNTGGFLSTFAEYVRAVSRVLGLCTFVAGVSLLPAISAERCLSVVFPAWYWRQRPKRLSAVVCALLWTLSLLVTSIHNYFCVFLSRQTSGGACRHMDIFLGVLLFLVFCPLMVLPCLALILHVECRARRRQRSAKLNHVVLAVVSVFLVSSIYLGIDWFLFWVFQIPAPFPEYVTDLCICIHSSAKPVVYFLAGRDKSQRLWEPLRVVFQRALRDGAELGEVGGGTPNTVTMEMQGPPGNAS, from the coding sequence ATGTGCCCGGGCGCCAGCGAGGCCCCGGAGCTGTACAGCCGCGGCTTCCTGACCATGGAGCAGATCGCCGCGCCGCCACCGCCGGCCGTGATGAACTACGtcttcctgctgctctgcctgtgcGGGCTTGTGGGCAACGGGCTGGTGCTCtggttcttcggcttctccatcaAGCGGAGCCCCTTCTCCATCTACTTCCTGCACCTGGCCGGCGCCGACGCGGGCTACCTCTTTAGCAAGGCCGTGCTCTCCATCCTCAACACCGGGGGCTTCCTGAGCACCTTTGCCGAATACGTCCGCGCTGTGTCCAGGGTCCTGGGGCTCTGCACGTTCGTCGCGGGCGTGAGCCTCCTGCCGGCCATCAGTGCGGAGCGCTGCCTGTCGGTCGTCTTTCCTGCCTGGTACTGGCGCCAGCGGCCCAAGCGCCTGTCGGCCGTGGTGTGCGCCCTGCTCTGGACCCTGTCGCTCCTGGTCACCAGCATCCACAACTACTTCTGCGTGTTCCTGAGCCGCCAGACCTCGGGGGGCGCCTGCAGGCACATGGACATCTTCCTGGGCGTGCTGCTCTTCCTGGTCTTCTGCCCGCTCATGGTGCTGCCCTGCCTGGCGCTCATCCTGCACGTGGAGTGCCGTGCCCGGCGGCGCCAGCGCTCCGCCAAGCTCAACCACGTGGTCCTGGCCGTGGTCTCGGTCTTCCTCGTGTCTTCCATCTACCTGGGGATCGACTGGTTCCTCTTCTGGGTCTTCCAGATCCCGGCCCCCTTCCCCGAGTACGTCACCGACCTGTGCATCTGCATCCACAGCAGCGCCAAGCCCGTGGTCTACTTCCTGGCTGGGAGGGACAAGTCGCAGCGGCTGTGGGAGCCCCTCAGGGTGGTCTTCCAGCGGGCCCTGCGGGACGGTGCGGAGctgggggaggttggaggtggcaCGCCCAACACCGTCACCATGGAGATGCAGGGTCCCCCTGGGAACGCCTCCTGA